In one window of Gouania willdenowi unplaced genomic scaffold, fGouWil2.1 scaffold_420_arrow_ctg1, whole genome shotgun sequence DNA:
- the LOC114460297 gene encoding uncharacterized protein DDB_G0283357-like, whose translation MSIKAGGGQRLDSGLRNGEERVTGRQGLHSGLRNGEERVTGRHRLALREKEKEHGRSSGSSLRSNGSSAASEAAATAAAATAPEAAAAAQPPKQQQQRQRQQQPPKRRQRQQQPPEQRQQQPPEQRQQQPPERRQWRSLRSSGSEAVKR comes from the coding sequence ATGAGCATAAAAGCTGGGGGCGGACAACGGCTAGACAGCGGTCTACGAAACGGAGAGGAGCGGGTAACGGGGAGGCAGGGGCTGCACAGCGGTCTACGAAACGGAGAGGAGCGGGTAACGGGAAGGCACCGGCTGGCTTTgagagagaaggagaaggaaCACGGCAGGAGTAGCGGCAGCAGCCTCCGGAGCAACGGCAGCAGCGCAGCCTCcgaagcagcagcaacagcggcGGCAGCAACAGCCCCCGAAGCAGCGGCAGCGGCGCAGCCTCcgaagcagcagcaacagcggcAGCGGCAGCAACAGCCCCCAAAGCGACGGCAGCGGCAGCAACAGCCCCCGGAGCAGCGGCAGCAACAGCCCCCGGAGCAGCGGCAGCAACAGCCCCCGGAGCGACGGCAGTGGCGCAGCCTCCGAAGCAGCGGCAGCGAGGCTGTGAAGCGGTGA